In a single window of the Rhodopirellula bahusiensis genome:
- a CDS encoding transporter, which yields MLDMRLCFTATTVFLALYSTIAHADSPGRKDLADKHAPAGIMGDHLHDKGEWMVEYKYMVMSMEDNRIGENTISDQDAIGPAGPPPGIIVEGIQTNAGATPTQMTMEMHMAHIMYGASDDITLYTMLMMPALTMDHIRGDGNPAGRGGEFTTHNSGFGDTSFGALLRLYSTDSQDFLVNLGCSVPTGDIYRESTAPTNGMMSQPLPYPMRLGSGTFNARPGVTWKYFRDWWSGGVQFQTDLPIGRNYRGYSVSDEFRLNSWTSVLLTDNWSVSLRGEHLWRTDYDGADSSADNLLISTNVEEFRGGYWYNLGIGTQLMAHGHYFNFEFVPTIAQDLDGIQLETDYSVIASWSKAW from the coding sequence ATGCTCGATATGCGTTTGTGTTTCACGGCGACCACAGTCTTTCTCGCTTTGTACTCCACCATTGCCCACGCAGATTCTCCCGGCCGGAAAGATTTGGCGGACAAGCACGCTCCCGCCGGCATCATGGGCGATCACTTGCACGATAAAGGCGAGTGGATGGTCGAGTACAAGTACATGGTTATGTCGATGGAAGACAATCGCATCGGCGAGAACACGATCAGCGATCAAGACGCGATTGGTCCGGCAGGGCCTCCACCCGGCATCATCGTCGAAGGCATCCAAACCAACGCCGGTGCCACCCCCACGCAGATGACCATGGAAATGCACATGGCACACATCATGTACGGGGCATCGGATGACATCACGCTGTACACGATGCTGATGATGCCGGCGTTGACGATGGACCACATTCGCGGCGACGGAAACCCAGCCGGCCGGGGCGGCGAATTCACAACCCACAACAGTGGCTTTGGTGACACGTCGTTCGGTGCGTTGCTGCGGCTCTACAGCACCGACTCGCAAGACTTCCTCGTCAACCTCGGATGCTCCGTCCCAACCGGCGACATCTATCGCGAATCCACCGCACCGACCAACGGCATGATGTCCCAACCGTTGCCGTACCCCATGCGACTCGGCAGCGGCACGTTCAACGCTCGTCCAGGAGTGACCTGGAAATACTTCCGCGATTGGTGGAGCGGTGGCGTCCAGTTCCAAACCGATTTGCCAATCGGTCGCAACTATCGTGGGTACAGCGTCAGTGATGAGTTTCGCTTGAACTCCTGGACCAGCGTTCTGTTGACCGACAATTGGTCCGTGTCGCTCCGCGGTGAACACCTGTGGCGCACGGACTACGACGGCGCCGACTCTTCGGCCGACAACCTGTTGATTTCCACCAACGTCGAAGAATTCCGAGGCGGTTACTGGTACAACCTCGGCATCGGCACCCAGTTGATGGCCCACGGTCACTACTTCAACTTCGAGTTCGTGCCGACCATTGCACAAGACCTGGACGGCATCCAACTGGAAACCGATTACTCCGTCATCGCCAGTTGGTCCAAGGCTTGGTAA
- a CDS encoding class I SAM-dependent methyltransferase, producing the protein MSEAVKPTSRLDDLKVLWHLLFRPVRGKTHGERLESFYEGQASHYDSFRAKLLHGRSELMSWVDFPDDGVWVDFGAGTGHNLFSVEEQSKSLSEVHLVDLSQSLLKVASERIEDHELKNVTLHHADATKFELPENSVDVVTFSYSLTMIPDWFESVLIARRILKPGGTIAVTDFHVSRKHAASGRRQHGWLRRTFWSLWFASDNVYLSSDHLAMLNRQFETERCDERLGSVPYMPLIKAPYYLFLGRKPAN; encoded by the coding sequence ATGAGTGAGGCTGTCAAACCCACCTCACGTCTCGACGATCTGAAAGTCCTTTGGCATTTGCTGTTTCGTCCCGTGCGTGGCAAAACACATGGCGAACGGCTCGAGAGTTTCTACGAAGGGCAAGCTTCCCACTACGATTCGTTTCGAGCGAAGTTGCTGCACGGGCGATCCGAATTGATGTCGTGGGTGGACTTCCCTGACGATGGTGTCTGGGTCGATTTCGGTGCCGGAACCGGGCACAACTTGTTCTCGGTGGAAGAACAGTCGAAGTCGCTTTCCGAAGTTCACTTGGTCGACCTTTCACAATCGCTGTTGAAGGTCGCGTCGGAGCGGATTGAGGATCATGAGCTCAAGAATGTGACGCTGCATCATGCTGATGCGACCAAGTTTGAGTTGCCTGAAAACAGCGTTGATGTCGTCACGTTTTCGTATTCACTGACGATGATTCCGGACTGGTTCGAAAGCGTTTTGATTGCTCGGCGAATCCTCAAGCCCGGCGGAACCATCGCCGTGACGGACTTTCACGTTTCGCGAAAACACGCTGCGTCGGGTAGGCGTCAACACGGTTGGCTGCGGCGAACGTTTTGGTCGCTCTGGTTCGCGTCGGACAACGTTTACTTGTCCAGCGATCATCTGGCGATGCTCAACCGCCAATTCGAGACCGAACGTTGTGATGAACGGCTGGGAAGCGTTCCCTACATGCCGCTCATCAAGGCACCGTACTATTTGTTCCTCGGTCGGAAACCAGCCAACTGA
- a CDS encoding DUF3419 family protein, which produces MVANWLGNKCFKVVHQKNLVYNTCWEDPRIDRQALSLGPDDSVLVITSAGCNALDYALQSPRSVHAVDMNPLQNALLELKCASIRTLKYQDFFDVFGRGYHADWQSLYHNHVRSSLTEDVRSIWDRRLDFFDGTSRRKSFYFRGTSGLFAWLVNGYLKRPAGLKEAIAELLKAESVDQQREIYQERDINRLLWSKPLRWALRRDTTLAMLGVPRSQRNQLDQCYPGGIGGFIQDRIEAVFKTLPLRDNYFWRVYLTGSYTPECCPEYLKEENFETLKGGLVDRVQTHTNTVEGFLTEHDQPISRFVLLDHMDWLYDRYPELLASEWQSILNRATSDARVLWRSAALAVDFVNPLMLQHEGSQVQLGDLLHYHDELATSLHARDRVHTYGSFYIADLFGRMAGETDATTESAGVAA; this is translated from the coding sequence ATGGTCGCAAACTGGCTCGGCAACAAGTGCTTCAAAGTCGTTCACCAAAAGAACCTCGTCTACAACACTTGCTGGGAAGACCCCCGCATCGACCGCCAAGCACTCTCGCTGGGACCAGATGATTCCGTTCTCGTGATCACGTCCGCAGGGTGCAATGCTCTGGACTATGCACTGCAGTCACCCAGGTCGGTGCACGCCGTCGATATGAACCCGTTACAAAACGCATTGTTGGAATTGAAGTGTGCGTCAATACGCACATTGAAATACCAAGACTTTTTTGACGTGTTTGGCCGCGGCTACCACGCCGATTGGCAATCGCTGTATCACAATCACGTTCGCAGCTCGCTGACTGAGGATGTGCGATCGATTTGGGATCGTCGTTTGGACTTCTTTGACGGGACTTCCCGCCGTAAAAGCTTCTACTTTCGCGGAACGTCAGGATTGTTTGCTTGGTTGGTCAACGGTTACCTGAAGCGGCCTGCCGGTTTGAAGGAAGCGATCGCGGAACTGCTGAAAGCGGAATCGGTAGATCAGCAGCGTGAGATCTACCAGGAACGCGACATCAACCGGTTGCTCTGGAGCAAACCGCTCCGTTGGGCTTTGCGTCGAGACACGACGCTGGCGATGCTCGGTGTCCCACGCAGTCAGCGCAACCAACTCGATCAATGCTATCCCGGCGGCATTGGCGGGTTCATCCAAGACCGGATCGAAGCGGTTTTCAAAACGCTCCCATTGCGTGACAACTACTTCTGGCGAGTCTATCTGACGGGCAGCTACACGCCCGAATGCTGCCCGGAATATCTCAAAGAGGAAAACTTCGAGACGTTGAAGGGCGGTTTGGTTGATCGCGTTCAAACGCACACCAACACGGTCGAAGGTTTCTTGACTGAGCATGATCAGCCAATTTCACGCTTCGTGTTGCTTGATCACATGGACTGGTTGTACGACCGCTATCCCGAGTTATTGGCATCGGAGTGGCAGAGCATCCTGAATCGTGCCACGTCCGACGCTCGCGTTTTGTGGCGAAGCGCGGCCTTGGCGGTCGACTTTGTCAATCCTCTGATGTTGCAGCACGAAGGTAGTCAAGTTCAACTGGGCGACTTGCTTCACTACCACGATGAATTGGCAACTTCCTTGCACGCTCGAGATCGAGTCCACACCTATGGCAGTTTCTACATCGCCGATTTGTTTGGTCGCATGGCGGGTGAGACTGACGCAACGACCGAATCGGCTGGAGTGGCGGCATGA
- a CDS encoding UDP-2,3-diacylglucosamine diphosphatase, protein MQRPAPTPVRTLLVSDVHLGSKHSRAEEFLAFLREFQPDSLYLVGDFIDGWKINTGWHWSSVCDDIVAHLISLAQRGTKIHYVSGNHDAFLRNPAFRAGCLATLPRFEVEDEFVLETVAGWKFLVTHGDLFDCVENNAQWLSKGTTTIYDACLCLNRWYHKTWQHRDRNPHGVCSVLKDRVKRWIRFVSGFESKILNHARQNDCDGVICGHIHTPDIVKGNAMWYCNTGDWVENCTGLVERHDGQLHLVRRYDEDLFLRLPAQRGPMSRTFHEEASTDTEERELVAAGAGTSSSGYAA, encoded by the coding sequence ATGCAGCGGCCCGCCCCGACACCGGTCCGGACGCTCTTGGTAAGCGACGTGCATCTAGGATCGAAGCATTCGCGTGCCGAAGAGTTTCTCGCGTTCCTTCGCGAATTTCAGCCCGACTCACTGTATTTGGTGGGCGACTTCATCGACGGGTGGAAGATCAACACGGGATGGCATTGGTCGAGCGTGTGTGACGACATCGTCGCTCACCTGATCAGCCTTGCTCAACGAGGTACGAAGATTCACTACGTCTCCGGCAACCACGACGCTTTTCTTCGCAACCCCGCCTTCCGTGCGGGATGCTTGGCGACGCTGCCGCGGTTTGAAGTGGAAGACGAGTTCGTTTTGGAAACGGTCGCCGGCTGGAAGTTTTTGGTCACGCACGGTGACCTTTTTGATTGCGTCGAAAACAACGCTCAGTGGTTGTCCAAGGGGACGACGACGATCTACGACGCCTGTCTTTGCCTGAACCGTTGGTATCACAAAACTTGGCAGCATCGTGATCGCAATCCGCACGGCGTTTGTTCCGTTTTGAAAGATCGCGTCAAACGCTGGATTCGGTTTGTCAGCGGGTTCGAAAGCAAGATTCTGAATCATGCCAGACAAAACGATTGCGACGGAGTGATTTGCGGTCACATCCACACGCCCGACATCGTGAAGGGCAATGCGATGTGGTATTGCAACACGGGAGATTGGGTTGAGAACTGCACCGGGTTGGTCGAACGCCACGATGGCCAACTGCATTTGGTCCGACGCTATGACGAGGATCTGTTTCTTCGTCTTCCAGCTCAACGCGGGCCTATGAGTCGAACCTTCCACGAAGAAGCATCGACGGACACCGAAGAAAGAGAACTCGTCGCGGCAGGTGCCGGGACGTCATCGAGCGGTTACGCCGCTTGA
- a CDS encoding alginate export family protein: MSQRKWKRRLLSAITIATAALSTHVQAQDTSGLEPVEVLVVQQGSGALTEPGPSPTAPSEASSASSIVEPQSPIAEPVVDSSAYSDPYASYSAPCTCCANGCCTKKKKEAAMAKMKGAYQGVFYANDFSYLNDPCYDGPSFFGDSLKGLLNGTLDVGGEARVRYHNENNHRGLGITGNDDNFWLTRYRMFANWRLSDNLRFYGEYLYADSGGELFNNRPIEENRGEAQNLFLEAQLTDNLSVRGGRQELLLGAQRLISPLDWANTRRTFDGVRATYANKDGSIDAFYTHPVKRTAAYEDKWDATNQDVQFFGAYMTRKDTWLGQWENYYLGLNNDTTNFDYHTIGSRIVGKTDSNWMYEYEGGTQFGTNSDGTDHSAGFFTGGLGRQVAMTSDWKPTLWFWYDYASGGDDELRGGDGFDHMFPLAHKYLGFMDLFGRRNIHDVNAQFITPIFGDKVKLVLWYHYFMLDEKTTPFNVVMNPSNPGNAAGDRELGHEIDVLFQIALNPRNSALVGYSHFNSGKYYSTTAGVQDLDADFFYFQYQMRF; encoded by the coding sequence ATGTCCCAACGCAAATGGAAACGTCGCTTGCTCAGTGCGATCACGATCGCAACGGCAGCCCTTTCCACTCACGTTCAAGCTCAAGACACTTCCGGTCTCGAACCGGTTGAGGTCCTCGTCGTTCAACAGGGCTCAGGGGCACTGACCGAACCCGGTCCTTCCCCCACGGCACCGAGCGAAGCATCTTCGGCTTCCTCGATCGTTGAACCACAATCACCCATCGCTGAACCTGTCGTGGACTCGTCCGCTTACTCGGACCCCTACGCTTCGTATTCAGCTCCATGCACTTGCTGCGCAAACGGATGCTGCACGAAGAAAAAGAAAGAAGCCGCGATGGCAAAAATGAAAGGTGCCTACCAAGGCGTCTTTTATGCCAACGACTTCAGCTACTTGAATGATCCTTGCTACGACGGCCCTTCGTTCTTCGGCGACTCGTTGAAGGGATTGCTCAACGGCACGTTGGACGTCGGTGGTGAAGCACGAGTTCGTTATCACAACGAAAACAATCACCGTGGCTTGGGCATCACCGGCAACGACGACAATTTTTGGCTGACCCGCTACCGCATGTTTGCGAACTGGCGTTTGTCGGACAACCTTCGGTTCTACGGTGAGTACCTTTACGCGGACTCGGGCGGAGAGTTGTTCAACAACCGTCCAATCGAAGAGAATCGTGGCGAAGCTCAGAACCTGTTCCTGGAAGCTCAGTTGACGGACAACTTGTCTGTTCGCGGTGGTCGCCAAGAGTTGTTGTTGGGTGCTCAGCGTTTGATCTCGCCATTGGATTGGGCCAACACTCGTCGTACCTTTGATGGTGTGCGTGCAACCTACGCAAACAAAGACGGTTCGATCGATGCGTTCTACACCCACCCCGTGAAACGCACCGCGGCCTACGAAGACAAGTGGGATGCCACGAATCAAGATGTTCAGTTCTTTGGTGCGTACATGACCCGCAAAGACACTTGGTTGGGGCAGTGGGAAAACTACTACCTCGGCCTCAACAACGACACCACCAATTTTGATTACCACACGATCGGTAGCCGAATCGTTGGCAAGACGGACTCGAACTGGATGTACGAGTACGAAGGCGGAACGCAGTTCGGAACCAACAGCGACGGAACCGACCACAGCGCCGGATTCTTTACCGGTGGTTTGGGACGTCAAGTTGCAATGACGAGCGACTGGAAACCGACCCTCTGGTTCTGGTACGACTACGCTTCGGGTGGCGACGACGAACTTCGCGGTGGCGATGGTTTCGACCACATGTTCCCGCTGGCCCACAAGTACTTGGGCTTCATGGACTTGTTCGGACGTCGTAACATCCACGACGTCAACGCTCAGTTCATCACGCCAATTTTTGGCGACAAGGTCAAGTTGGTTCTTTGGTACCACTACTTCATGTTGGACGAGAAAACCACTCCGTTCAATGTTGTGATGAATCCAAGCAACCCTGGCAACGCCGCGGGCGATCGCGAACTCGGGCACGAGATTGACGTCTTGTTCCAGATCGCGCTCAACCCACGCAACAGTGCTTTGGTTGGGTACTCGCACTTCAATTCTGGCAAGTACTACAGCACGACCGCTGGCGTGCAAGACTTGGACGCAGACTTTTTCTACTTCCAGTATCAAATGCGATTCTAA
- a CDS encoding CmpA/NrtA family ABC transporter substrate-binding protein produces the protein MPICPSSFCLESESVPFTQSESDASSRAELAPVRQSVSLKQSAGSTRASFIATSGKLALLGFVALSGMLTGCSDSGVTLEDLEAAAAKVDISKIEIDAEPSDSAVMLDLEKSDLTFGFIKLTDCAPLVIAKEKGYFDDEGLNVTLDTQSNWKILLDNVINGQLDGAHMLAGQPIGATIGVGTKSPIVTAYSLDYNGNGITVSNEVWAQMQENDPALKSPTPKHPISAASLKPIVEEYLQDAGEPFPMGMVFPVSTHNYEIRYWLAASGIHPGMYTESDIKGFTDAQVKLSTVPPPQMPQNLEADIVKGYCVGEPWNQKAVVTGIGVPVTTNYDIWKNNPEKVFGVTEEWAEKHPQTHLAVIKALIRAGKWLDSTDESGKLVNREEAVEILSRKDYVGAEKEVIGNSMMGTFIFQSTDVREMPDFNVFFKHEASYPHYSDAIWFLTQMRRWGQITESKPASWYADTAKKIYRPEIYRQAAELLISEGKLDPNEIPAPDYDGYRAVTTEFIDGNEYDAKDPIGYINSFEIGNKDDESLAKK, from the coding sequence ATGCCAATTTGCCCCTCCAGCTTCTGCCTTGAATCAGAAAGCGTCCCGTTCACTCAGTCGGAATCCGACGCTTCTTCGCGAGCCGAACTGGCTCCGGTTCGCCAATCGGTATCACTGAAACAATCGGCAGGATCAACTCGGGCATCGTTCATCGCGACCTCCGGCAAACTCGCGTTGCTCGGTTTCGTTGCTCTCTCGGGCATGCTTACCGGATGCAGCGACTCAGGGGTCACGCTTGAAGATCTCGAAGCCGCCGCGGCGAAGGTGGACATTAGCAAAATCGAAATCGACGCGGAGCCTTCTGATTCCGCCGTGATGCTTGACTTGGAAAAGTCAGACCTGACGTTTGGCTTCATCAAGCTGACTGACTGTGCCCCATTGGTGATCGCCAAAGAGAAGGGCTACTTCGACGACGAGGGATTGAACGTCACGCTGGACACCCAGTCGAACTGGAAGATCCTGCTCGACAACGTCATCAATGGGCAACTCGACGGCGCCCACATGTTGGCCGGTCAACCCATCGGTGCCACCATCGGCGTCGGAACCAAATCACCAATCGTGACCGCGTACAGCCTGGACTACAACGGCAATGGCATCACCGTCAGCAACGAAGTCTGGGCACAGATGCAGGAGAACGACCCCGCACTGAAAAGCCCGACACCGAAACACCCCATCAGCGCCGCAAGCCTGAAGCCGATCGTCGAAGAGTACCTGCAAGATGCGGGTGAACCCTTCCCGATGGGCATGGTGTTCCCGGTCAGCACACACAACTACGAGATTCGATATTGGTTGGCTGCATCGGGGATTCATCCGGGGATGTACACCGAGTCGGACATCAAAGGATTCACCGACGCACAAGTGAAATTGTCGACTGTGCCTCCGCCACAAATGCCACAAAACTTGGAAGCGGACATCGTCAAAGGTTACTGCGTTGGCGAGCCTTGGAATCAAAAGGCCGTGGTGACCGGCATCGGTGTCCCGGTGACGACGAACTACGACATCTGGAAGAACAACCCCGAGAAAGTCTTCGGTGTCACCGAGGAATGGGCAGAGAAACATCCGCAGACTCACTTGGCCGTGATCAAGGCTCTGATTCGCGCCGGCAAGTGGCTGGATTCCACCGACGAGTCCGGCAAATTGGTCAACCGCGAAGAAGCCGTCGAGATCCTCAGCCGCAAGGACTATGTCGGTGCGGAAAAGGAAGTGATCGGCAATTCGATGATGGGCACGTTTATCTTCCAATCCACGGACGTTCGCGAAATGCCTGACTTCAACGTGTTCTTCAAACACGAAGCCAGCTACCCGCACTACAGCGACGCGATTTGGTTCCTGACGCAAATGCGACGCTGGGGACAAATCACCGAATCCAAGCCTGCCAGTTGGTACGCCGACACGGCGAAGAAAATCTACCGTCCTGAAATCTATCGCCAGGCAGCCGAGCTTTTGATCAGCGAAGGCAAGTTGGATCCGAACGAGATTCCGGCTCCTGACTACGACGGCTATCGCGCGGTCACGACCGAGTTCATTGACGGCAATGAATACGACGCGAAAGACCCGATTGGCTACATCAACAGCTTCGAAATTGGCAACAAGGATGACGAGTCCTTGGCCAAGAAATAG
- a CDS encoding ABC transporter permease, whose translation MNWRGNLLRFCDVAGLPILEPFVRLAAGEDKREQCIGIAKFILLPIGAVCVFLLLWAGAASNVVTDSAKLPSPQATWAAGKQLIGMHYDQRAADKAAKQAKLTEAVQLLAESNAYTAAAAEASGETQTLLENKSLALKKRAVTAANFTPSSAPTFIDQIWTSVKTVFFGFFLATIVAVPVGVLCGMSPWFNAAMTPFIQIFKPVSPLAWLPLAFIVIMWYYAGYSSGETFFNKAFLISASTVCLCSLWPTLVNTTLGVASVDKDFINVADVLRLSWWQRLTKIILPASLPLMFAGMRISLGVGWMVLIAADMLAQNPGLGKFVWDEFQNGSELTYARIAFSVIVIGMIGLVLDRIMIFFRNLVSFGNPSPV comes from the coding sequence ATGAACTGGCGTGGCAATCTTCTCCGTTTCTGTGACGTGGCCGGTCTTCCGATTCTTGAGCCGTTCGTTCGCTTGGCAGCAGGCGAGGACAAACGAGAACAGTGCATCGGAATCGCCAAGTTCATCTTGCTGCCTATCGGGGCAGTCTGCGTGTTCCTTTTGTTGTGGGCGGGAGCCGCTTCCAACGTCGTGACCGACAGTGCCAAACTGCCAAGCCCTCAAGCGACTTGGGCCGCGGGCAAGCAACTGATCGGGATGCACTACGATCAGCGTGCAGCTGACAAAGCTGCCAAGCAAGCAAAGTTGACCGAAGCAGTTCAGTTGTTGGCCGAGTCAAACGCTTACACCGCTGCTGCGGCCGAGGCCTCCGGCGAAACACAAACACTTCTCGAAAACAAATCTCTGGCGCTGAAGAAGCGAGCCGTCACGGCCGCCAACTTCACGCCGTCGAGCGCCCCAACATTCATCGACCAGATCTGGACCAGTGTCAAAACCGTCTTCTTCGGCTTCTTCCTGGCCACGATCGTTGCGGTTCCCGTCGGCGTTCTTTGCGGGATGAGCCCCTGGTTCAACGCCGCCATGACACCGTTCATTCAGATTTTCAAACCGGTCAGTCCGCTGGCTTGGCTGCCTTTGGCATTCATCGTCATCATGTGGTACTACGCCGGTTACTCCAGCGGTGAAACGTTCTTCAACAAAGCTTTTTTGATCTCAGCGTCGACCGTTTGCCTGTGCTCGCTGTGGCCCACGTTGGTCAACACGACGCTTGGTGTCGCCAGCGTTGACAAGGACTTCATCAACGTTGCCGACGTGCTGCGACTGTCTTGGTGGCAACGTTTGACCAAGATCATTTTGCCCGCCAGTTTGCCCCTGATGTTTGCGGGAATGCGAATCAGCCTGGGCGTCGGTTGGATGGTTTTGATCGCCGCCGACATGCTGGCTCAAAACCCAGGTCTTGGGAAATTCGTTTGGGATGAATTCCAAAACGGAAGCGAACTGACCTACGCACGCATCGCCTTCAGCGTGATCGTTATCGGGATGATTGGATTGGTCTTGGACCGGATCATGATCTTCTTCCGCAACTTGGTCAGCTTTGGCAATCCATCCCCTGTTTGA
- a CDS encoding ABC transporter ATP-binding protein: MILDVSVSSLSSSMGANMSTVLETTPTIKRRPVSSAPKPILQMRGVCKGYGSGVTRNEVLQNINLNVREGEFLAVVGFSGSGKTTFTQLLAGLIAPDQGTITMNDEPIKGPSPDRGMVFQNYSLLPWLTVRGNIALSVNAVFKEWSREQRREHVEKFIDMVGLSHAAHRRPHELSGGMRQRTSLARTLALKPKVLLLDEPLSALDALTRGQLGDEILKIWSEEKQTCVMITNDVDEAIMVADRIVPLNPGPNASLGPVFTVGIDRPRNKTELNDNEEFKGLRNAVTNYLVAVRQKARRDESAANPTKAFRLPDIEPSDLTRPTRAVFNTGPR, encoded by the coding sequence TTGATTTTGGATGTCTCGGTTTCTTCTCTTTCATCATCCATGGGTGCAAACATGAGCACGGTTCTCGAAACAACGCCAACGATCAAACGACGACCTGTCTCGTCGGCTCCTAAACCCATCCTTCAAATGCGAGGCGTTTGCAAAGGGTACGGCAGTGGAGTGACACGCAACGAAGTCCTGCAGAACATCAACCTCAACGTTCGCGAAGGCGAGTTCTTGGCGGTGGTTGGTTTCAGCGGCAGTGGCAAAACGACGTTCACGCAGTTGCTGGCTGGATTGATCGCTCCTGATCAAGGCACCATCACCATGAATGACGAGCCCATCAAGGGCCCGTCCCCAGATCGAGGAATGGTGTTTCAAAATTATTCGCTGCTGCCTTGGCTGACCGTTCGTGGCAACATCGCTTTGTCCGTCAACGCGGTCTTCAAAGAATGGTCGCGTGAGCAACGCCGCGAACACGTCGAGAAGTTCATCGACATGGTCGGACTCAGCCACGCGGCGCATCGCCGGCCGCATGAGTTGTCCGGCGGGATGCGTCAACGAACCAGCCTCGCTCGGACGTTGGCACTCAAACCCAAAGTCTTATTGCTCGACGAACCACTGTCCGCACTCGACGCACTAACACGCGGACAGCTCGGGGATGAAATCCTGAAGATCTGGAGCGAAGAAAAGCAAACGTGCGTGATGATCACCAACGATGTCGACGAAGCCATCATGGTCGCCGATCGCATCGTGCCGCTGAACCCGGGCCCCAACGCTTCGCTTGGACCCGTGTTCACGGTTGGCATCGATCGCCCTCGCAACAAGACCGAACTGAACGACAACGAAGAGTTCAAAGGGCTTCGCAACGCCGTCACCAACTACTTGGTCGCCGTTCGTCAAAAGGCACGCCGAGATGAGTCGGCAGCCAACCCAACCAAAGCGTTCCGATTGCCCGACATCGAACCCTCCGACCTGACACGTCCGACGCGAGCCGTCTTCAACACCGGTCCTCGCTAG
- a CDS encoding ABC transporter ATP-binding protein: MRGYVEMFRLGKTYDTHNGPVVIVEEFDLNLEKGEYVSLLGHSGCGKSTVLTMVAGLNPITTGGVAIDGREIDGPGPDRGVVFQSPCLMPWMTALENVMLGVNQVYLQASKKDRRDLASYYLNLVGLGSNLHKRAKDLSQGMQQRVGIARAFALRPKMLLLDEPFGMLDSLTRMELQEILLEILIRDKVTTVMVTHDVDEALFMSDRVVMMTNGPRAKVGAIFSLPFDRPRVRADVLDHPEYYDFRGKMIQFLEDQDHKKLKADAEKRAKAQEEELATASAT, from the coding sequence ATGCGCGGCTACGTTGAAATGTTCCGTCTCGGCAAGACATACGACACCCACAATGGGCCGGTCGTGATCGTCGAGGAATTCGATCTCAACCTTGAAAAGGGCGAGTACGTTTCACTGCTTGGTCACTCCGGTTGCGGCAAGAGCACGGTGCTGACCATGGTCGCCGGACTCAACCCAATCACCACGGGCGGAGTCGCCATCGATGGTCGCGAAATTGATGGTCCCGGCCCCGATCGCGGTGTCGTGTTTCAATCACCATGTTTGATGCCATGGATGACGGCACTTGAAAACGTGATGCTGGGTGTGAACCAGGTTTATTTGCAAGCCAGCAAGAAAGACCGTCGCGATTTGGCTTCGTACTATCTCAACCTCGTCGGCCTCGGCAGCAACCTGCACAAACGAGCCAAGGATCTCAGCCAAGGCATGCAACAACGCGTCGGCATTGCCCGAGCGTTTGCGTTGCGACCGAAAATGCTGTTGCTCGACGAGCCTTTCGGCATGCTGGATTCACTGACGCGAATGGAATTACAAGAGATCCTCCTGGAGATCCTGATTCGCGACAAAGTCACCACGGTGATGGTCACGCACGATGTCGACGAAGCGCTATTCATGAGTGATCGCGTGGTGATGATGACCAACGGTCCACGCGCCAAAGTCGGTGCCATCTTCAGCTTGCCGTTTGATCGCCCACGCGTTCGGGCCGATGTGCTCGATCACCCGGAGTACTACGACTTTCGCGGCAAGATGATTCAGTTCTTGGAAGACCAAGACCACAAGAAGCTGAAAGCCGATGCGGAGAAACGGGCCAAAGCCCAAGAAGAAGAACTCGCAACCGCCAGTGCCACATAA